ACGAAGACAAATCTGTAGCCCCCAACGAGTTCACCTACGCGAGTGTCTTTAAAGCCTGTTCTGCTTTGGCGGAACCAAGAATCGGGAAAAGCATCCACGCCCGTCTTGAGATGTCCGGGAGAAGAAGCAACACTGTGGTGAGTTCCTCTCTTCTTGACATGTATGGGAAATGCAACGACGTGGAAACCGCTAGACGGGTTTTCGACTCGATGATTGGGTGTGGGAGAAACGTTGTTTCTTGGACATCGATGATCACTGCTTATGCGCAGAACGCTCGTGGACATGAGGCTGTTCAGTTGTTTAGATCATTCAACGCTACTTTTGAGAGACCGAATCAGTTTATGCTGGCTAGTGTTATCAGTGCTTGCTCTAGTTTAGGTAGGCTACAATGGGGTAGAGTTGCTCACGGTGTAGTTACTCACGGTGGTTACGAAAGAAACCATGTGGTTGCTACGTCGCTTCTAGATATGTACGCGAAATGTGGGTCGCTAAGCTGTGCGGAGAAGATCTTCTGGAGGATTTGCTGTCACTCTGTGATCTCCTACACGTCTATGATCATGGCAAAGGCAAAGCATGGACTCGGAGAAGAAGCGCTACAACTATTCGAAGAAATGGTTGCGAAGAGGATAAAGCCTAACTACGTAACGTTACTCGGTGTGTTACACGCTTGTAGCCATTCGGGTTTAGTCACTGAAGGGCTAGGATACTTGAATTCGATGGCTGAGAAGCACGGTGTGGTTCCTGATCCGAGGCATTACACTTGTGTTGTTGACATGCTCGGGAGATTCGGCCGTGTTGATGAAGCTTACGCTCTGGCGAAAACTATTGAAGTTGGAGCAGAGCAAGGTGCGCTTTTGTGGGGAGCTCTTCTTTCAGCTGGTAGGTTGCATGGAAGAGTTGATATTGTTGGCGAGGCGAGCAAGCGGTTAATACAGTCTAATCAGCAAGTGACGAGTGCGTATGTTGCGTTATCCAATGCTTATGCTTTAGCTGGAGGGTGGGAAGATTCAGAGTCTCTTCGTTTGGAGATGAAACGTGGTGGAAACGTGAAAGAACGAGCTTGTAGCTGGATTGAGATTAAGGACTCGGTTTATGCTTTTCATGCTGGGGATTTGTCGTGTGATGAGAGCGGTGAGATTGTGAGGTTTATGAAGGAGCTAGAGAAGAGAATGAAGGAGAGAGGACACAGGGGTGGAAGTAGTAGTAGTATGATCATAAGTTCATCGGTTTTTGTTGATGTTGATGAAGAAGCCAAAGAGGAAATTGTGAGTTTGCATTGTGAGAGGTTGGCTTTAGCCTTTGGATTGATACATTTGCCTTCAGGACCGACGATTAGGATTATGAACAACTTGAGGATGTGCAGAGATTGTCATGAAGCTTTCAAGGTGATCAGTGAGATTGTGGAGAGGGAAATTGTTGTTAGAGATGTGAATAGGTTTCATTGCTTTAAGGATGGATCTTGCACTTGCCGTGATTtttggtgaatttttttttaacatttctaAACTCTTTTGTTCTTTTAAACTTCACATTTAAGAACATTTTATATTACACtcactaaaaataaaaaggagagatgaattaacaaaaaagaaaaaaagcacGGGTACGACAGAGTATGCTTCTTGTGTATCCAGTGGTGACCGAGGAAAGCTGCTATAGTTGTGGTGGTGGCTGCGGATAGACATGTGGTTGATATGGCGTTGGCATATAAACTGGTACTAAACCATTGCTTGGACCAGCATTTCCACCTTGCTGAACAGACACGTAACTCGAGGTCACCTGAACCGGATCCAACGACGCATATGAGTGAGGCGAGACCGgtagatatatatatggttGGGATGTTGTGGTTGATGGTGTTGGAAGAACCGTTGACAATGTAACTTGTTCCGTAAGAAACCTATACGTGAAGCTCACGACACCCTTTTTCCCATAAGGACCCGTAAAGCGTGCGTCTCCAACTTCATACCGTTACCTCACCGTTTTTTAACGGAACAGGTGGGTTCGAAGCTAACAGCTGTTGAACCGGAAGCCTAACGAATCCGATCTCCTTATCACCAAGAAAAGGCCTGTGGCTCATCATCTCAACGAGGAGGATCAAACGCCCTTCTTGAGCTAACTTCTCATCGAGAGAAAACTTAACCCTATGGTTCAACTTTGGGTTTGTATCCGCGGCGAAATCGACAGGGGTGTTGATCCTGTCCTTCACCTTCCTGTCCTTGAGGATAGCAACGGATGCGTATACGTCCATCACCGAAAAGGCGTTGACGTCTCTGATGTCCTTGGCGTGTTTGATCACGACCTCTAGGACCATTTTCGTTGTGCGGCCCGTTTGAACTCTAGGCGAATATACAACCAGCTGATGATGACCTGGATCGGGGTTTGGATAAACCGGTTGACCAATCGATGGGGTATGATCCTCAACCGGTGCTGGTTTAAACCGGTACAAGATGCTCAACCTTGCGTTGCCACATCCTCCTCCGTCTGTGAGTTTGATAGGGCAAGTCAACGActtcattttattattgacgTTACCGTTTGCACGGAGAAGCTCTTGAACGGAGACGTTGACTTCTCCTAAATATAGGTCATCCCTCCCTTCGAGCCAGTAGCTGAATAACTCGACTTTGAGGGTCAATAGGCCTTCAAGGGCTGCTTCTTCGTTGAACGAAAATTTGATGGTGTGATTCCATGTCGGATTGAAACCACCGTCGTAGTCAATGGGCGTTTTGGCCGCTTGTGTCTTTTGAGTAGGTTCGCCGTTGATTGAAACGATGGCGTATACGTCCATCTTGTCTGCGGCATCAACATGGCTTAGGTCACTGGCTGATACAATTTTAAGCTCAAGTGTTGGGCTCTCTATGGCTCTTTGCAACTGCAAGGTAGCCATATTAAGAAAGTTTTGTCTTGTACTCTCTTCGAAAatgtaaaataagaaaaagatatatatatacaagtttgCGTGAGGACATTTCTAATTATAATGttacaaaaagttatataaGGATAAAATGGGTGTCATATCTCGAGTCAACtgtagttatatatttatatgtacttcaaattatagaaaaataacaaaCCGTCCATGTTGTAGGTACAAAACAAGagtttgttttgggtaaaaacCAACTCACTCCCACCACTAACTAACGGTACCTGGATAAAATAAAGCTAATTCTTGCAACAGAGCTCACCAAAAGtgtcaaaaacatatatagatgtgctataaatatatatatatatatatatatataatatttggtCGTATTGAAGACGATAGAAAACTAGAACGAACAAACTATAATAAAAGATATGGAAGTTTATCACagtgataaaatataatgaacattaaaataattgtttttgagCTTTTACTGATTATAGACTACTAAATTAAAACAATACAAATATCtttgttttgtaaaaattatAGGTAATCAGAATTGTAACCACTTAAACTATTAATTCATATTTAAGTAATCTATAGGTCTacagaaaactaaaatttttgTATTATATCTCTATATTTGGCAAACATTAAagtacatgtatatattttaaaataaatatatatatatatatatatgatggtctctatttttttatcaacatatgTTAAATGATGGTCAAATCATCTATTCAGACAATTTCAAAAGTATATGTATTAAAAGTAATtaacccattcggatatttttatttataaatttataatttttatatatcataaacgttctaaaattatattgtttagttttcttattcgacattataaatatataatgatttttttatacattttactttgttatttattatatactagtatattttttggtataataaatcataaatttaaaataatcaaatagataatcaccttaaaaatattttgttattatatttttctagtttcatacaataaatttttaaaatttatatagttatatgaaaagaatattatttagaACAATTTATATTTCCATGATGtagttaaaaatatactttagcatctatcattttattatattacaaaatttataagcAAATACTTTGAtctgtttaaataatttagccTTACTATTTTAGTAAACTCTATATATAcctatcatattattttagtaaattttatggatatataatatttttgaatatggtattaaattaagatttcaaaagattatactacttttatattactttttgtttttcgTGTTGCATTTCAAAAATCATACTTTATCATCTatgctttatttttttaaatttggaatattattattttgaagttgaaacattaatttatttcaaaattgtatATTTGATCAAgagatatttagaaaattacacaattatttttagtttggaagattatatgaattttgattttttgttaataaattaatgaatttgattttttattaattaattaatttttaataaatagcaacatattttgaaaaatacatccGCGCATTCACACGGATCAAAgtctaataaataattaatggtaaattcatattatgatttttttacgGTGTTTTTTTAgtgattctattttaatagaatagatgtatatattttaatcaaaagaaaaagaagacaaTTTCAAAGAAATAGAGTAAACAtgtctttgaaaaaaaaaaagagtaaacatGTCTATGTTGAGTGGTGTTCCACTAACACAAATTTACATTACATAAGGCAACTACCAGGCGAACAGaagggaagagagagagattaaaaaTACATGGACATAGTTCGGATCAACAATGTATAAGACTTGGTATTTTGGATATTCTATATAAGAAACGAGAACTACTTTATTTTTCTTGATGGATATTCGTTATTGAATGATGCAGAAGAATGAAAAAGTTTTACGTTACAAAGGACCTTGAATTAGAAAGTAACTATTATAACTTAAAAATctgtttatcaaaaaaaaaagaattaaaatcaaGCTGAAAGACATTAGTTGAACCATTAATTTTGATGGTGCGTTGTCGCTTGACGGTCTTGAGTGGAGGAGTGTGGCATAAGAAACCACATTTGTAGGAGGGTACTTGCGAGTTTGGGGTTGTCTTGATGGAGAGAGGAAGCTCGGTTCTAAATAACTGATCAATCTTGTGTATCTATTGATATAGGTTtaatccaactattttaatacaattatttaaaaaaattattaatcatttaaaaaaaaatattttacacaaatatgaatacaattaaaatataaatatgaaaattaaatttctaaaataaaatataaaacaaaaatatatctgcTTTTCAGAATTTAATTTTCACTAAAAAATAAACGGGCCAACACATACTGACTACAACAATTCACACGGTCTCTCGAGTAACCTTTCAAATTCAACTTTTCATAGAGCAAACAAGCGAAGAAACCAAATACCaaacataaaaggaaaaaagaaacgAAACTTGAAATCGCAACAACTGAACATTCAATGCAATGGACTAGTCATTTGTATGATTTATAACTTATGAAAAGAACCAGACCCTCAAGGCTCAAGCTTAAACTTCGAAGAGGTTTACTTCTTCAGAAATTATTTCATTCAGTATAGCTCCTCCTAATACTCGTCCGAATGCCGCCCCTAGTCCTAGGGCTGCGACACTCACACTCCCTCCTTGTGGCTTCACTTGTGGCCGTACTCCTTGCCCTTGCGCCTGTGATTGTGTCGGGCGTTGTGCTAGTGGTTGCTGAAGTTGAGGCTGCTGCTGAATCTGAGGTTGTGGTTGAGTCTGCAACTTTTGTGGTGGTAATTGGACTTGCGGTTGTGGTTGCGGCTGCAGTTGCGGCATATAAATTGGTACTTGACCGTTACTTGGCCCAACATTTACCCCTGGGTGAACAGCCATTTAACCGGAAGCACCATGAACCGGGTTTGCTGATCCATAGGGATGATGTGGGACTGGTACATACATAATAAAAGGTTGGGGTGCTGTGCCTGGCACAATTGGAATTGTaacttgcttctcaagaaaCCTATATGTGAGGCTTAGGGTTCCTTCCCCGTACACACCTCCCACCTTGCGCGTAACCAACTTCATATCGTTAATATTAACGTCAGTAGATGGCGACGGTGGATTAGAACCAATAAGTTCTTGAATCTGGACACTCACGTTTCCAATATGTTTATCTCCCATTACCGGTCGGTGGCTCATCAACTCCACGACGAGGCTAAAACGGTCTTCCCGAGCTAACTTTTCCTCGCCCAGGGAAAACTTAACGGGGTGGTTCCAAGCTGGAAATTTAAAGCCAGAATAGGCGATAGGGGTTTTGGTCTTATGCTTTGTTGTCTTGCCCTCACAGATCATAACGGAAGCATATACGTCCATGTCATCGAACACGTTGACGTTTCTGATGTTGTGGCGGATTTGATCACGAGCTCTATCGCAAGCTCTGTCACGGTGGTTTGAGTCTGACACTGAGGGGTATATATAACA
The genomic region above belongs to Raphanus sativus cultivar WK10039 unplaced genomic scaffold, ASM80110v3 Scaffold1822, whole genome shotgun sequence and contains:
- the LOC108848580 gene encoding pentatricopeptide repeat-containing protein At4g15720; translated protein: MNKRFLQNVRFAPASSSFPISQNDFFHLKSKAFLVHKLSESTHLFLTNSLKSSILKLGFASDTFTINRLINSYVKLRETNTARKLFDEMPEPNVVSWTSVISGFNDTGQPQTALSIFQQMHEDKSVAPNEFTYASVFKACSALAEPRIGKSIHARLEMSGRRSNTVVSSSLLDMYGKCNDVETARRVFDSMIGCGRNVVSWTSMITAYAQNARGHEAVQLFRSFNATFERPNQFMLASVISACSSLGRLQWGRVAHGVVTHGGYERNHVVATSLLDMYAKCGSLSCAEKIFWRICCHSVISYTSMIMAKAKHGLGEEALQLFEEMVAKRIKPNYVTLLGVLHACSHSGLVTEGLGYLNSMAEKHGVVPDPRHYTCVVDMLGRFGRVDEAYALAKTIEVGAEQGALLWGALLSAGRLHGRVDIVGEASKRLIQSNQQVTSAYVALSNAYALAGGWEDSESLRLEMKRGGNVKERACSWIEIKDSVYAFHAGDLSCDESGEIVRFMKELEKRMKERGHRGGSSSSMIISSSVFVDVDEEAKEEIVSLHCERLALAFGLIHLPSGPTIRIMNNLRMCRDCHEAFKVISEIVEREIVVRDVNRFHCFKDGSCTCRDFW